A single genomic interval of Desulfovibrio intestinalis harbors:
- a CDS encoding vWA domain-containing protein, whose translation MKEDVSPASAAPVANRAVPDLDAQSLQAALAMKKARTALVLDHPFFGSLALKLRFKEDKTCADMWTDGMNLGFNPVYAATLPEPKLVAAQAHEVMHLAFGHHLRRKSREEKMWNRACDLAINHILQESGFDLPEGFAHDPAYAGMSADDIYEALAALQESASKGEASNDSARADGQDEEGAGAMSFDGGKELGGKSAAQSQGGKKENPDQGGEDQAQAGSKAAKEKNQGSPAQGEGKTSFTGEVRDHPDLQGLENEHALKLAEQEADVALSQAVQRARHMGSLPAGFTRLLKKERCPELDWRELLRRFLEHCADNDYSWSTPNRRYLYQQIYLPSRREARLPHVVLAVDCSGSVDEASLSLFCTELFSVLDAYDTTLTVLFHDTRIQGEMTFNRMSMPRDITPVGGGGTDYRPICAHIEEQQLRPTCLVWFTDLECNRFPEEPDYPVLWVCSEARPETPPFGELVTLTGHAARLPGQLPGTSVPLRERYAN comes from the coding sequence ATGAAGGAAGACGTCAGCCCCGCAAGCGCCGCACCTGTGGCAAACCGTGCGGTTCCCGATCTGGACGCGCAATCCCTTCAGGCTGCCCTGGCCATGAAAAAAGCCAGAACAGCCCTTGTGCTGGATCATCCTTTTTTCGGTTCTCTGGCTTTGAAATTGCGCTTCAAGGAAGACAAAACCTGCGCGGATATGTGGACAGACGGCATGAATCTGGGGTTCAACCCCGTATATGCTGCTACGTTGCCCGAACCCAAACTGGTGGCGGCGCAGGCCCATGAGGTGATGCATCTGGCCTTTGGGCACCATTTGCGCCGTAAGAGCCGCGAAGAAAAAATGTGGAACCGCGCCTGCGACCTGGCCATAAACCATATTTTACAGGAATCGGGCTTTGACCTGCCCGAAGGCTTTGCCCACGATCCCGCCTATGCTGGCATGTCTGCCGATGATATTTATGAGGCTCTTGCGGCCCTGCAAGAAAGCGCCTCCAAGGGCGAGGCTAGCAACGATTCCGCCCGCGCTGACGGTCAGGATGAAGAGGGCGCAGGGGCCATGAGCTTTGACGGCGGCAAGGAACTGGGCGGCAAAAGCGCCGCGCAGTCTCAGGGCGGCAAAAAGGAAAATCCCGATCAGGGCGGGGAAGATCAGGCCCAGGCCGGGTCAAAGGCCGCCAAGGAAAAAAATCAGGGCTCTCCAGCGCAAGGGGAGGGAAAGACCTCATTTACTGGTGAGGTACGCGACCACCCCGACCTGCAAGGTCTGGAGAACGAGCACGCCCTGAAACTGGCGGAGCAGGAGGCCGATGTGGCCCTTTCACAGGCGGTGCAGAGGGCCAGACATATGGGCAGCCTGCCCGCCGGATTCACACGTTTGCTCAAGAAAGAGAGATGCCCCGAGCTGGACTGGCGGGAACTTCTGCGCCGCTTTCTCGAACATTGTGCGGACAATGATTATTCGTGGTCCACACCCAACAGGCGTTATCTGTATCAGCAGATTTACCTCCCTTCCCGGCGTGAGGCGCGTTTGCCTCACGTTGTTTTGGCTGTGGACTGCTCCGGATCTGTGGATGAAGCCTCGCTGTCACTGTTCTGCACAGAGCTGTTTTCGGTGCTGGATGCGTATGACACCACGCTCACTGTGCTGTTTCACGATACAAGAATTCAGGGCGAGATGACGTTTAACCGTATGAGCATGCCCAGGGATATTACGCCTGTGGGCGGCGGCGGTACGGATTACCGGCCCATATGTGCCCATATTGAAGAACAGCAGTTGCGCCCAACCTGCCTTGTCTGGTTTACGGACCTTGAGTGCAACCGCTTTCCTGAAGAGCCAGACTATCCCGTACTGTGGGTATGCAGCGAGGCCCGGCCCGAGACACCGCCCTTCGGGGAGCTTGTGACCCTGACGGGCCACGCGGCCCGCTTACCGGGCCAACTACCGGGCACGTCTGTGCCTTTGCGAGAAAGATATGCAAATTGA
- a CDS encoding methyl-accepting chemotaxis protein, with product MKLGLLAKMILFILVPAVLGLMLLAGVSYKMSEKILREQIETDMKIVLQTQASGIHAVLMGLKDSLGIVAQNNRITLYINRYSTGEDGALSSPQALAADTALQEFTDVSDNISYSALIAPDGKVIAHHVSGQTGPSKSVGTDFSQRSYFTEALKGKTSIVDVISATTGQPTTVIAVPVERNKKIVGVITVGISNSNLADDTTNLVKVGEKGFAFIYDMSGKMVMHPDPKTLSREDGNKPHVREMMTAKHGRVDYADNKGDAKFIYFQELPEENWIIGLELDRSEILAPVHRMFTNALLVAAVCVLIVGFMIIFSARGIAHMVRGFSNMANAVAGGRLETDPAETRLLSQAQNRRDEFSVLGQGMGHMMGNIKTLLEESDQKTLAAQQATEAAQQATLRAEEAAHQAENAKREGMLAAAGQLEGVVSIISSASSQLSAQIEQSDRGAVESAQRLGEAATAMNEMNATVQEVARNASSAASVSTETRANAEDGAKIVQSALKSIDQVHKVSLELKTDMSKLNDHAQAINRIMNVISDIADQTNLLALNAAIEAARAGDAGRGFAVVADEVRKLAEKTMASTNDVGSAISSIQESASQSVAAMDKALQEVETATLFASQSGDALRQIVTNVEATADQVGAIATASEEQSAASEEINQSIAQVNDMSSQTAQAMGEAAQAVTELARQAQALNQLIAEMKRG from the coding sequence ATGAAACTTGGTTTGTTGGCCAAAATGATTCTTTTCATTCTTGTTCCGGCGGTTCTTGGTTTGATGCTGCTCGCAGGCGTAAGCTACAAAATGTCAGAAAAAATTCTGCGCGAGCAGATAGAAACTGACATGAAAATAGTGCTGCAAACCCAGGCATCAGGTATTCACGCTGTCCTTATGGGATTGAAAGATTCCCTTGGCATCGTGGCCCAAAACAACAGGATAACGCTGTACATAAACAGGTACAGCACTGGCGAAGATGGGGCGCTCTCTTCGCCACAAGCGCTCGCGGCGGATACTGCGTTGCAGGAATTCACCGATGTTAGCGACAACATCTCCTATAGCGCACTTATTGCTCCAGATGGCAAAGTCATTGCACATCATGTTAGCGGACAAACAGGGCCAAGCAAATCTGTAGGGACCGATTTTTCCCAGCGTTCTTACTTTACCGAAGCATTGAAGGGCAAAACAAGCATCGTTGATGTCATCAGCGCCACAACCGGACAACCTACGACAGTTATTGCCGTTCCAGTCGAACGCAACAAAAAAATCGTAGGCGTCATCACTGTAGGTATCAGCAACAGCAACCTTGCCGACGACACAACAAATCTCGTCAAGGTGGGTGAAAAGGGATTTGCATTTATATATGACATGTCCGGAAAAATGGTCATGCACCCTGACCCGAAAACACTCTCTCGCGAAGACGGCAACAAGCCTCATGTACGCGAGATGATGACGGCAAAGCATGGCCGTGTTGATTATGCTGACAACAAGGGGGATGCAAAATTCATCTATTTTCAGGAACTGCCTGAAGAAAACTGGATTATCGGTCTTGAGCTTGACCGCAGTGAAATTCTGGCGCCAGTACACAGAATGTTTACCAATGCCCTGCTGGTGGCCGCAGTATGCGTTCTGATTGTCGGCTTTATGATCATTTTCTCGGCACGCGGCATAGCACATATGGTACGCGGGTTCTCCAACATGGCGAACGCTGTGGCTGGGGGCAGACTTGAAACCGATCCGGCAGAAACACGTTTACTGTCGCAAGCACAAAACCGCAGGGATGAATTCAGTGTTCTCGGCCAGGGGATGGGGCACATGATGGGCAACATCAAAACCCTGCTTGAAGAGAGCGACCAGAAAACATTGGCAGCCCAACAGGCCACAGAGGCAGCCCAACAGGCCACCCTGCGGGCCGAAGAGGCAGCTCATCAGGCCGAGAACGCCAAACGCGAAGGCATGTTGGCCGCCGCTGGCCAGCTGGAAGGTGTCGTTTCCATTATTTCTTCTGCCTCAAGCCAGCTTTCTGCCCAGATAGAGCAATCTGACCGCGGCGCTGTTGAATCAGCCCAACGCCTGGGTGAAGCAGCCACTGCCATGAACGAAATGAACGCCACCGTGCAGGAGGTTGCCCGCAACGCCTCTTCTGCCGCATCCGTATCAACGGAAACCAGAGCCAACGCCGAAGATGGCGCAAAAATAGTACAAAGCGCCCTGAAGAGTATCGATCAGGTGCATAAGGTATCATTGGAGCTCAAGACCGACATGTCAAAGCTCAATGACCACGCCCAGGCTATCAACCGCATTATGAACGTCATTTCGGACATTGCGGATCAGACCAACCTGCTGGCGCTCAACGCCGCCATCGAAGCGGCCCGTGCCGGGGATGCTGGCCGGGGATTTGCCGTGGTTGCAGACGAGGTACGCAAGCTGGCTGAAAAGACTATGGCTTCAACAAACGATGTGGGTAGCGCCATATCCTCTATTCAGGAAAGTGCTTCCCAAAGTGTTGCAGCTATGGACAAGGCTTTGCAGGAAGTGGAAACAGCGACCCTCTTTGCCAGTCAGTCTGGTGATGCCTTGCGGCAGATCGTTACCAATGTTGAAGCCACGGCAGATCAGGTAGGCGCTATCGCCACTGCCAGTGAGGAGCAATCCGCCGCCAGTGAAGAAATAAATCAGTCCATTGCCCAAGTGAACGATATGTCCAGCCAGACAGCACAGGCTATGGGCGAAGCTGCGCAAGCAGTGACTGAACTGGCCCGGCAAGCGCAGGCGCTCAATCAGCTTATCGCCGAAATGAAGCGGGGATAA
- a CDS encoding twin-arginine translocase TatA/TatE family subunit produces MGALSIQHLLVVLVVVLLLFGSKKLPEIGGGLGRAIKNFKKATTEPDEIDITARNNSNDNNKSA; encoded by the coding sequence ATGGGTGCATTAAGTATACAGCATTTGCTGGTGGTGCTGGTTGTAGTACTGTTGTTGTTTGGCTCGAAAAAACTGCCTGAAATAGGCGGCGGGCTTGGCAGGGCTATCAAAAATTTCAAAAAGGCAACCACTGAGCCCGATGAAATTGACATAACTGCCCGCAATAACAGCAACGATAACAATAAATCTGCGTAA
- a CDS encoding DEAD/DEAH box helicase has protein sequence MTASFEDLGLSRELLKAVEDLGFEEPSPIQVLAIPALLAGRDALGQAQTGTGKTAAFGLPLLEKLTNAKHVQALVLCPTRELAIQVAEELNKLAARKRGVAILPIYGGQPIERQLRALDKGVQIVVGTPGRVMDHMKRGTLKLNSITAAVLDEADEMLDMGFREDIEAILEQTPANCQRVLFSATVPGPIRELCKRFLRDPEMLTVAQKMLTVPAIEQVYYEVRPHQKMDALCRLLDSQGFRKALVFCSTKRSVDEVTLHLQQRGYQADGLHGNLAQSQRDRVMQRFRTDGLDVLVATDVAARGLDVDDVDAVVNYDIPHDVEKYVHRIGRTGRAGRVGSAFTFVTMREHYKMRDIIRFTKARITEGRLPSLRDVDSIRTSRLLDEVRQTLEGGPLERWLVLVEEFLAAQFPDGEVTNRDVSAALLKLLMQRDFGDQDKASEQDPLSMPPRRPANEGSFDRRDAGRSGAKPQRRENDGPMTKLHVNVGHMNKVSPRELVGAITGETGISSRHIGAISIQKGFSLVEISSDMAEDVMSVLNRGVFIAGTRVAAKMDSGRPGTPRPRKPGAPGARRQPPARYGKKPRGFLGDNDD, from the coding sequence ATGACCGCATCTTTTGAAGATCTGGGTTTATCCCGCGAATTATTGAAAGCAGTTGAAGATCTTGGGTTTGAAGAACCCTCCCCCATACAGGTCTTGGCCATCCCCGCGCTACTGGCGGGTAGAGATGCCCTTGGCCAGGCGCAGACAGGAACCGGAAAAACCGCGGCCTTTGGCCTGCCTCTTCTGGAAAAACTGACGAATGCCAAACACGTGCAAGCTCTGGTGCTCTGCCCTACGCGTGAACTGGCCATTCAGGTGGCCGAAGAACTGAACAAGCTTGCAGCCCGCAAGCGTGGCGTTGCCATTCTTCCCATTTATGGCGGGCAGCCCATTGAACGGCAGTTGCGTGCTCTCGACAAGGGCGTACAGATTGTGGTTGGTACGCCTGGCCGCGTTATGGACCACATGAAGCGCGGCACGCTGAAGCTCAACTCCATTACCGCAGCCGTGCTGGACGAAGCCGACGAAATGCTGGATATGGGCTTTCGTGAAGATATCGAAGCCATCCTTGAGCAGACCCCCGCTAACTGCCAGCGAGTGCTGTTTTCGGCCACAGTGCCAGGGCCTATCCGCGAGCTGTGCAAACGCTTTTTGCGTGACCCTGAAATGCTCACGGTCGCTCAAAAAATGCTTACGGTTCCCGCCATTGAGCAGGTTTACTATGAGGTGCGTCCTCATCAGAAAATGGACGCTCTCTGCCGTCTGCTGGATTCGCAGGGTTTTCGCAAAGCCCTGGTTTTCTGCTCAACCAAACGTAGCGTGGATGAAGTGACCCTGCACCTGCAGCAGCGCGGCTATCAGGCTGACGGTCTGCACGGCAACCTGGCCCAGTCACAGCGTGACCGGGTAATGCAGCGTTTTCGTACCGACGGCCTGGACGTGCTTGTGGCTACTGACGTTGCCGCGCGCGGCCTGGACGTGGATGACGTGGACGCCGTCGTCAACTATGACATCCCGCACGATGTTGAAAAATATGTACACCGCATTGGCCGTACCGGACGCGCAGGACGTGTTGGCAGCGCCTTCACCTTTGTGACCATGCGCGAACATTACAAGATGCGCGACATCATCCGCTTTACCAAGGCACGCATTACTGAAGGCCGCCTGCCAAGCCTGCGCGACGTGGACAGCATCCGCACGTCCCGCCTGCTGGATGAAGTACGCCAGACTCTCGAAGGCGGACCGCTGGAACGCTGGCTGGTGCTGGTCGAAGAATTTCTGGCCGCGCAGTTTCCCGACGGTGAGGTCACCAATCGCGACGTATCAGCCGCGCTGCTCAAGCTTTTGATGCAGAGAGACTTTGGCGATCAGGACAAAGCTTCTGAACAGGATCCCCTGTCCATGCCTCCCCGTCGCCCGGCAAACGAAGGATCGTTCGACAGGCGTGACGCTGGCCGGTCTGGCGCAAAGCCGCAACGCCGTGAAAATGACGGTCCCATGACCAAGCTGCACGTCAATGTGGGTCACATGAACAAGGTCAGCCCCCGCGAACTGGTTGGGGCCATCACTGGTGAAACGGGCATTTCCAGCCGCCATATCGGCGCTATCAGCATTCAAAAAGGGTTTTCTCTGGTAGAAATCTCTTCAGATATGGCAGAAGACGTGATGTCTGTGCTCAACAGAGGCGTGTTCATCGCAGGAACGCGTGTGGCTGCGAAAATGGATAGCGGCAGACCGGGAACACCCCGTCCACGTAAGCCCGGCGCCCCAGGGGCGCGTCGCCAGCCGCCTGCCAGATATGGCAAAAAGCCCCGCGGCTTCTTGGGAGATAACGACGACTAG
- the modD gene encoding ModD protein — protein MHISKSSSWFDGLLADDCPGPDMTVEMLGIGSQTGAMFFSPRQQGVISGVEEAEQLLLRCGLSVRRQINNGGTAEADEVFLEARGSAAALHRGWKISQTVLEYMSGIARRCALMVERASAVRPGVQVAVTRKNFPGAKALCLEAAIDGGAAIHRQNLSDSILVFAQHLQFFAKGGQQTPMEFFARQVQNLRARMPEKKLSAEVDTLEDALLVTSAGIDMVQCEKFTCENLAATVGALRGTRPDILILAAGGITGENAAEYAATGVDVLVTTWPYFGKPADIKVVMESDGDS, from the coding sequence ATGCATATCTCCAAGTCTTCATCATGGTTTGACGGCCTGCTGGCCGATGATTGTCCCGGCCCGGATATGACGGTTGAAATGTTGGGTATTGGTTCCCAGACAGGGGCTATGTTTTTCAGCCCCCGCCAACAGGGAGTCATCAGCGGCGTGGAAGAAGCCGAGCAATTGCTGCTGCGCTGCGGGCTTTCCGTCAGACGGCAGATCAATAACGGCGGTACAGCCGAAGCGGATGAAGTTTTTCTTGAAGCAAGAGGATCTGCGGCGGCTCTGCACCGGGGCTGGAAGATAAGCCAGACTGTTTTGGAATACATGTCTGGCATTGCAAGGCGTTGTGCGCTGATGGTTGAGCGCGCCTCTGCCGTGCGCCCCGGCGTGCAAGTAGCTGTAACGCGCAAGAATTTTCCCGGGGCAAAAGCCCTGTGCCTTGAGGCCGCAATAGACGGCGGAGCGGCTATTCACCGTCAAAACCTCTCCGATTCCATTTTGGTTTTCGCCCAACACTTGCAGTTTTTTGCCAAGGGCGGGCAGCAGACGCCAATGGAATTTTTTGCCAGGCAGGTACAAAATTTGCGCGCCCGCATGCCAGAAAAAAAACTTTCCGCCGAGGTAGATACGCTTGAAGACGCACTGCTGGTAACCTCCGCCGGAATAGATATGGTTCAGTGCGAAAAATTCACCTGCGAGAATCTGGCTGCCACTGTCGGCGCGTTGCGGGGCACACGCCCTGACATTCTCATACTGGCCGCCGGGGGCATCACGGGCGAAAATGCTGCGGAATACGCCGCCACTGGCGTGGACGTTCTGGTCACAACATGGCCCTACTTTGGCAAACCTGCAGACATAAAAGTAGTTATGGAATCTGACGGCGACAGCTAG